TTATGCCCGCGCAGCTTCCTCCAGGACCTGCTGAGCGCACCGTGTACTCCTATGGGGTGCGTGCTGGAGATCAACTACACATTTCAGGCATGGTGGCGTTTGATTCTGAAGCCAATATCGTTGGTGAAGGTGATATCGAGGCTCAGGCTGAGCAAGTATTTAAAAACTTGCAAGCAGTAGTTGAAGAAGCAGGAGGAACAATGAACGATATTGTTTCGACCACTACTTACCTCGCCGATGTTGCAGATGCTCCAGTTGTTAATGCCGCTCGTGCACGTTACTTCACGGGAGACGTACTACCTACCCACACCGTGATTGGGGTTGCGGCATTGGCTAGGCCGCAGTTTCTTTTAGAGATCTCCGCAGTGGCGTATCTGGGAGATCGCTAGCTTCAGCTAAAGCGATTGCTGCTATGAGTCATGTTCGTATGGCTAAAAAGCAGCATGCTTTTCTTATAGAGGACTGTCCTTTGAAGGGGTATTTTTGGAAAGAACGAGAGCTTCTTCAACTCTTGGGTTGTTATTGAAGCATTTGTGGAGATGAAATCTTTGTGGAGTATCTACCGTCGGAAAATAATTTCGTCGTGGAAGGGAAGAATTTATGCCATCTGCAAACAATAAGAACAGCAAATCAGAATCTTCGCGAGTCAAAAGATATTTCGGTGGCCCTGGAATCGTCGTATTTCTCAGCGCTGCGTTTGTAATCATGGTTTCTCTTATAGTCAATGCAACGACTGAGATTGATTCTTCAAGATACGTTGTTATTGGGGCAGCGATCATTTTTGTAGTAGCGACAGTGCGAAGAACAATTGTGGGTAATCGACAAGATCAGTAGAGGATTTGGGCTGAATCTAGGGAGTATCTCCGTTTAACTCCTTAACTCTTCCCCTCTAGTACGTACTCCTATCGGGGTAACTTCCAAAAGACCAAAAACTTCTATCTTTTTGAATCAACCCCAAGCAGGGGCAGTGCCCTCACACCTAAGAATGTAGAGATGCGTACGCTGGTGGCCAACTGAATACGTTTGAGGAGAAGGTTTTCTATGAGTGGCACCGCCATCATGTACGACACAACTGTTGTTCCATCAAAGAAGGAAATCGCGCAGGCCTGGACTGGTGATGTTGATCTTCAGGGAAGTTACCGCCTGGTAGATACCGTGGATGGGGAAGTCGGCGTTGAGGTGCTGATTTCCAAGGATCGGGAGGGCCGTTTGCTCCAGATTCCGTTTAGTTATCGTTCGGCAGAGATCAACCCTGAGCAAACACTTAGCACTCTAGAGCATGGTGTGTTGGGTACTCGCTGGGTTACTAATGCGTTGGGTGATCCGGTGGCAGTGCGGGAGTTTATTCGCACAATTTTAACGGGCGATGATGGCGCATCTCGTGATGATGGGGTGGAGGGCTACCTTGATATTAGGGGAACTGGTGATGCTGAATCGGTGGATTTACAGGATGTAAAACTTACTGAAGTGACAAGGCAGCGCGCGATTGGTTCGGTAACTATCAATGGTGAGCGGAAGCAGTTTTCGTTGCGTCTGCCTCAGTTGTTGAAGACTTACAGGAAGACTGCTGCTGGGCATACGGCAACAAAGTTGCGCCTGGTTGCAGCACATCCTGAAAAGGTGGATTCTGAGTTGCTTGTCGCAGAGTTTAACTGGATGGAGTAAGCACGAGAATCCTCGGCAAAGATTAAAAGCCCCTCACATGTGAGGGGCTTTTAGCAATTCTCTCCAGCACAAGAATGATTTAGTGGGGGATTTTAGCTTTGGGGATCACCATCGGTGTTCCGGTTTCTGGGTCGGGGACAATTCGGCAGGGGAGATCGTAGACTTTTTCAATCAGTTCAGCTGTGATGATGGAGGATGGTGGGCCTGCTGTGACGATTTCTCCGTCTTTCATCACAATGAGATGCGTTGCGTAGCGGGCTGCTTGATTGAGGTCGTGGAGTACTACAACGATGGTGCGGTTGAGGTCTTGTCGGAGTTTTTCAAATAGCTCCAAAAGACCGTATTGGTGCGTGATGTCTAGGAAGCTGGTGGGTTCGTCGAGTAGGAGCACTGGGGTTTGTTGGGCAAGGACCATGGCTACCCATACGCGTTGCCGCTGACCGCCGGAGAGTTCGTCGACAAGCCTGCCGGATAGGCTGGAAATCCCGGTGGCTGCCATAGCCTCGGCGACTATTTGTTCGTCTTTTTCAGACCACCGATCAAATATGCCTTGGTGGGGATGCCTGCCTCGAGCGATGAGATCTGCAACTCGGATGCCTTCGGGTGAAAGCGAAGACTGCGGTAGAAGCCCTAACTTTGTGGCCAGCTGTTTCGTTGGGATGGTCGAAATTTCTGTACCGTCGAGCAAAATGTGTCCATTTTTGTATTTCAGAATTCTCGCTACGGCACGTAATAAGGTGGATTTACCACAAGCGTTGGGTCCGATGATGGCGGTGTATCCATGTTCGGGAATGGAGAGGCTTAAATTATCGGAGATAATATGCCGGTCATAACCTACTTGTATGCCGTCGACCTGGATGATGGGTGCAGTGGTTTTCAGTAAAGAATCAGGATTATTCTGCGAGTGTGTTTTGGTCATCCTTTTCTCCTGTATTCATTGATGAGCAGCCATATCAGGTAGGCTCCGCCGACGATCACTGTGAGGACACCGACGGGGAATCCTACTAGTTGGGCTATTACGTCGGAAGCTAATAAGACGAATGCACCGACCAGTGCGGATGGCACGAGGATCAGCCCGGTGCCGCCGACTAAACGGCGGGCGATTTGTGGGGAAGCCAGTGCGATAAATGAAATTGGTCCTGCAGCTGCAGTTACCAGAGCGGTAAGAGCAACACCGACGATCACAGCAGCAGCGCGTGTGACATTGGCCTTTACTCCGAGCCCGCGGGAGGCGTCGTCGCCAAGCTCCAATTGCCGAACGCCTGGTGCAATTAGGGCGACAAAAACTAGGAATATTAAGAGCACAGCAACCATGGGCCAGAGTTGTTCATGGCTGAGTCCATTGAGGGATCCTGCTGCCCATACTGATGCCATCATGGCTTCATCCACGCTGACAGACAGCATGAGCATGGAATTTAAAGAACCAAGTAAAGCACCGACACCGATACCCATGATGATTAACCGGAAGGATCCAACGGTGCCACGTCGAATAGCAAGGAGATATACCACTGCGGCGGTGATGCAGCCGCCGATGAGTGATCCGCCAGCGATATCCAAGTAGCGGGTTGATCCGAAAAACAGCATGACAAAGATCGCCCCGGTATATGAGCCGGTGGAAAATCCGATAATATCTGGTGAACCAAGAGGATTGCGGGTTAAAGATTGGAAAATAGCGCCCGATAGTGCAAGCGCAATACCGCATGCAATCGCAAAAAGTGTTCGGGGAAGTCTCCACTGGAATACCGTGAGTCTGGCTCTGGGATCTGCATCTATGTAGATCAGTGCTTCGAGAACATCTGATGGCGATAACTTATAAGTGCCCAATCCCAGTGACACAACCCCGAGAACAAGGATCGCTGCCAGCAAAACGGCACATACAATCATGCTGCGTACGCTGAACCAGTTGGAAAAACGACCAGCTCGGAGTTTTACAGTGCGGTAACCGTGGTCAACAGATTCTGCAACAACAGTGCTCACAGCCCACTCACCGACTTTCTGCGTGCAAGGATAATCAATACAGGTGCGCCCACGATTGCGGTGACAAGGCCAACGCGCAATTCTCCATTAGGAAGGATGATCCTTCCAATGACATCGGATACCACCAGCAAAATCGCGGACACTATGGTGGTGTATGCCATGATCCAACGCTGGTCGGGGCCGGTGAACCAGCGCACGACGTGGGGCACCATCAGTCCGACAAACCCAATGGGGCCTGCCAGTGCGGTTGCGGTGCCAGCTAAGAGGGTTACTGCGATGATGACCCAGACTCGGATGTGATTGATTTTTACACCAAGTGAGGTAGCTAGTTCATCACCAAGCGCTAAGGCATTAAGTTGGCGCGATGCAGCAAAGGCAATAACGATGCCGATAACAATGAATGGGGTGAAGGCAACAACAACATCGAGCTGCCGTCCAGCAACGGACCCTACTCCCCAAAAACGCAGGTCATCAAAGGTACTACGGTTGGCTAAGGTAATTGCACTGGTCATTCCTCCCAGCAGAGCCCCAATAGCTACACCCGCGAGAGTTAGTTTCACCGGTGATGCTGCACCAGCTCCGATGGAACCCAACATGTACACCAGAATTGTTATCAAGGCTGCACCAATGAGAGCGAACCAGATATAACCCAATGCCGTCCCGATACCGAAAACACCAACTCCAACGGTGACAGCAAAGGATGCGCCAGCGTTAACGCCGAGGATTCCGGGGTCTGCCAGCGGATTGCGTGTAAACGCTTGGATGAGTGCACCACACAACCCCAGTGCTGGGCCGACAATGATGGCAACCAACGTCCTGGGGAGACGAAGCTCGCGGATCATCACATGTTCATCATTGTTGATATCAAAAGACCACAACGCATTCCAGATTGTCATGAGTGAAATATCTCGGGAACCAACAGCAATGCTGATCAAAGCGATGACAACAAGAACGACCAACGCAATGATCAGGCCGACCAAACGAGATGAATTATTACGCGCAATACCTGGAGCTTGTGGAGCTTTAGTGCTTAAAGCGTAGGTCATAGCCCTACTGATTCATAGAGTCGCTGCGTTTCATCGGTGATTTCTTCCGGGTCGCGGTCTTGATCAGCCCACAGTTCACGAAGCTTAGCGTGGAATTCTTCACCAAGTTCTTCATACCGTGCTCGCCATTCTTCCGCGTTGTCCGTCCAATAACCCATGGTTTTATACATTTCGCTGGAGAGTTTTCGCTCATGGCGGAGATATTTCCGAGCTTGTCGCGTGACGCGTGTTTCCGCTGCGACCCATACGTAGGTGTCATCGTCGATGTCGGTGCGTTCTAATGCAGACACCAATCCGCTGGGTGCAAGGCCGTTGCCCGTTCGGCGTAGCCAGGTGTAGGAGACACCGGGGATATCGGCAAGTAATTGGTAGCCAGCTCCTCTGACTTCAATGATGAGTTCCGTGTCTATCTCGGAAGCAGTCAGCTCAGCGATGCGAAGAGCTGCAGGTAGCGCGGGTTCATCGGCGAAAAGCACTTGTCGACGCGCCCCTACAGGGCGTAAATAAATCTCCTTCGGCGGGTTGATTCCAAGTTCTTGACCTTCCTGTGCTTGGAGCGCCCACGCAGAAGCTATACCGCCTTCGTGCTCAACAAAATCAACGTCGATTTCTCCGCTGCGGTGTTTGCGCACAGTGTAGGTGCGCATTTGTGATGGTTCGACACCTTCGGCGTAGTCCCAGCCACGATCTGTGACAAAGGGCAAACGAACTGGTTCATCGGGGTGGTCGGGGAAGAATAATCGCACGTATTCATCACCGATTCCCGTTGTGGGGTAGTCATGCATGTCCGGGCCACCGAGGGTAATACGGATCATGCCTTGCCCAAGCTTTCTTACCGAGGTGACAATGGCGCGATGAACTCGTGGCTCATAATCATCGGGTAGGCCTGGGTAGTAGGTGTTGTTGCTCATGGTGCACTCCGAATCACTGCGCCGCCATCAAGTGCTTCTTCCACATCATCAAGGAAGCCTTCTTCAATGAGCCATGGAATGCTGAGTACGTTTGGAGCGCTCATCGCCATGGTCATGTCTGAATCTTCAGTGAAGTAGTAACGTCCCTCAGCGATGGGTGCCCACCGTTGAGCAACCGGGTTGTCGAGGGTGCGTTGTGATTGTTCTGGTTTACCCCACGCCACAAAGACCTCAGCGTCGATGTCATTGAGATTTTCTAGGCTAATGCTGGAGGTGAATCCGTCTGCCTCTAGTTCAGACAGACCCGGTGCGTCTACCAAACCGAAATCGTGGATGAGTGCTACACGAGGATCCTCCGGTGAAGTATAAAAGGACAGTTGGTCGGAACCTTCAAACAAGTTCACGCCAAAAGCGATTGTTGTGCCCTGTAGCCTGGGGTGTTCAGCTGCAGCATCAGCGATAGTTTGCTCAGTGTCTTTGATCAGCTGTTCGGCCCGCTCGGACTCGCCAAGCACGGTGCCAGCAAATTCAGTGACATGCTGCCAGGTGCCAGAAAGCCATGCCTCTTGTTCATAAGGGACGGTGGGCGCGATCTCGCTGAGCCGCTCGTACTGCACTTCGGTGACACCGGAGTGGGGAGCGAAGATGAGGTCTGGTTCAAGCGCTAAGATTTCTTCATAATCTGGACCATCAGAAGTTTGGGTGAGAATAAGTGGAAGTTCATCGTTGTTCTCGTTTTCAACTTGATCTTCGAACCAAGGTGAATAGCCGTTTCCAGCATCTGATGATGTTGAACTCACCGCCACTGGCGTAACCCCCAATGCAGCGGTGATATCGTGAGCGATCCACCCAATCGTCACCACTTTCTCGGGCTTTTGCGGAATGTCTGTCTTGCCGAATGCATGCGACACTGACAGTGGGAATGCTCCAGAAGAGTTTTCAGATGTGTCGGTTTCCGGTGCAGCCGAGTTCGCCCCGGTACAACCGGCAACGAACAATAAGGTGACAAGTAGGGCGGCCGCGAACGATCGCCGTCGGACAGCGTGCATGATGTAGCTCCTGTGATCTCATGATGGATAGAGGCTCCCCCTAAGGAGAGCCTTACTTAATCACGATAGGAGTGCGACCAGCTTTGGGACTGCCAATAGTTTTCGTGAAACGGACAATTTGAAGGCTGCGCCTTAGATCAGGATGGATGTGCGGATCTTATGGTTCACTTTGGGAGTCTGAATGAAGTCAGTGGGATGTCGTCCAGTTGTTCTTTTAAACGCTGTGCTGAATGCGCTGACATTTGAATATCCCACTTTGCGGGTTACTTGAGTTACTGTCACGCCAGCGCCTAGAAGTTCAACGGCACTGGCCATCCGGACGTTGGTACGCCACTGAGTAAAAGTCATGCCGGTTTCAGTTTTGAAAGCACGGGCAATGGTTCGGGTGCTGGTAGAAGTAAGCCATGCCCATTCTTCGATGGTGCGATCGTCGGCGGGGTCGTCGATAATTGCCTGCATGATGCCGGTGATGCGCGGGTCTCTGGGGACTGGGACCTTGACCACTGGGTAGGTGTCTTCAGCAAGAAGCTCCAGGCAGACGACTTGGGCGCGCAGGCGCCGCTCTTTATGCATGCCCGTAAAAGCGAGATAGAGCAGCATCTCCCGAAGCGCGCGGTTGACCACCATCATGGTGGGGGCGTCGATAAGCTTATTCCAGGCCGAGGGCAGGATATGCAGTGCGATCAGCGGATTGCCCGGATCGCGGGTGATTGCGTGTGGTGTGCCCGCCGGAATCCAGATGCCCTGGCCAAGGGCGACGCGCCAGATTTCGCCATCGATGTCCACACTGCCAGAACCATATTCCGGCCAGACCACAAGATGTTCCGGATGAATGTGCGGATCTGGGCCGCAGCGATGCTCGTCGGTAACATACGTGTAGCGCATGACCGTGCAGGTGAGCAAGTAATCATCGGGAACTACCTGGTCACACACGTGAGGGTGAGTATCTTGTGCGTCATCCATCTGATTCCCCTTTTTCTATTAGTAAGGGGAACCTTAGCAAAAAATTTAACGTGTGTAATGCACCGGGGTTATACCGTCCTCACTGGCGAGGTGGGTTTGCATGCCGTCGATAATATCTGTGTTGTGTGCAGAAACTGCCAACCACGAATCATCGGCCTGTTTTTCGCACACAAAAGTCAGCACACCGCGCCGGGTTCCACCACGCTGTTGTTGATCTGGCGTTATCTGTCCAGTCATCTTCCACCGGGCGTGGACAACAGCTACTTGATCATTGCTGAGCATTCGGGTTTTAGTTTTCTCAAACACCATTTCTGTATCGGGGAACATATCCCGAAAACCAATCGCGTGGTTGTGACGGATTTGGCGGTGTCCGTGCCACCAAAAACCCACCACGTTGACAAAATCGGCGTCGTTTTTAAACACTGCAGTCAATGCATCAGCATCTGCGTTATTCCATGCATTGGCAAAACTCATGGCAACTGACTCGGGAGAATTCACGGGCACGGCTCCAGTATTTTTGGGAGGAATATCTTTTAGAGGAGTTTCTTTAGGTGCTACCGGTAATGCTATAACCAGCCTGGGCACGGTTGTGTACATCAACAAATGAAAAACGGCCCCGGTCTGAAGACCGGAACCCGAATTTCTTTTGATTTGCAGGTGATGCCTGCTCAGTAGGATCTAGCTTACCTTTCTTTTACTTAAAAAGCGCATCCTCGTTCCAAAACTGATTCTTAAGACACTTCTAGTTTGTGTCTAGTGCGATAGATATGAAACCGGCAGAATAGCGCAGCGTAAATTGTATCGCTTGCACGTTGGCTTTATGACTAGTTCGGACTTGATCGTGCCTTAGCCTTTCGGTGTTGTCGAAAATCTGACTCCCGACCCCTTAAAGTGCCCTTTCTGAAGCCGTTTTCTGGACCAAAGCCGCTAAGCCCTAGAAAGTAGGGACATTGACCACGGGTTAGGGAGGGTGGTTAGGATTCACCATTTTTTAGCGGACCCCCACAAATCATGGTGAATCCTAACGCTTTTGGCCCTGGAAAACGTGCCAATTCACCATTTTTCAGCCTTACCCCTTTCAAGATGGTGAATCCTTGCCCTGGAACCTTTACGCAATCTTTCAGATTTCACATCTGCCCCAATAGTCCCAAAACTGACCCCTTCTAGAATCGCTTTTAAACGCCCAACAAAGCCTCGACCACACTTAACCTCATTCGACAAAATTCGACCCCTTAAATCGCCTCCTACGCCCAAAGCGCTCAACCACCCCAACCATCCCAAAACACTGTCCGTTGCACGAAAATAGTCGTCTGCCTGCAAGCGTTCGAACTTCGTAGCGTTAGTGGGTATGCAAGAAATTGTCACTACTTCGCAGATGTTGCGTATCGCGCTCACCAGGGATGGTCGGGCTTGGCGGTTGGCGGCGTGCACATTTGGGCTGATTATCAGCAGTATGGGTGCGGCTGCCATTCCGATTCTTACTGGCCAAATCATTGACCGAGCTTTGATTCCTCTTGATTTAAGCGCATTGGTGCAGTGGTTGTGCATCCTCGCGGTGGTGTTTGCCATAAAGTCCATTGCGCAGCAGCGTTCCTCGTTGGGGATGGTGCGTGTGTATGGGCATGGTGAACATGATTTACGTCAGTTAGCTGTGGGAAGAGTGCTGCATCCGAGGCTGCATAAACGGCACGCAACGGGGGAGGTGTTGTCCATTGCGACGAATGATACGTACCAGGTCGCGGGTGTGGCGTGGAGCATTGTGCAGCAATTGTCCACGGTTGCGGGGTTGATTACTGCGTCGGTGGCGTTGCTGCTTATTTCAGTTCCGTTGGGCATTGGTGTGCTTGTTGGGGCTGTGGTGGTGTTGGTGGTGATGCAGTGGTTGTCGCGTCCAATGTTTTCGCGTGGTCGTACAGAACAGGCGGCGGTTGCTGCGGCTAGTGATATTGCGACTGATGCGATGGAGGGGTTGCGCATCATTCAGGGGTTGCGTGCGGAGGGGGAGATCACGAAGCGTTATCGCAAGGCAAGTGAGCATTCTAGGAATACGGCGGTGGATTCTGCGGTGGCGTTGCGTCTTTATGATGCGGTCAGTGAGATCGTTTCCTTGCTGTATTTGGCGGTGTTGGTGTTTGCCGCTGGGTGGTTGACCATGCGCGGAGATATAAGCGCAGGTGAGTTGGTGACCGTGATTGGGTTGGCGCAGTATCTGAAAAACGCGTTGGCGCATATCGGCACGTTTGGGGCGAATTGGTCATATAAGCGGGCCTCGGCAAAACGTCTGAGAGATTTTCTTTCTGAGGATTTTTTGCTGCCAGATGGCACTTCTCCCACCACTTCAACCAGCCCACCAGTCCTGCGCTGGCGCACCCTTGAAGCAACGCCGGGAAAACTTTTAGGCATTCGCGTCGCTGATGCCGCCATGGCGCGAACAATCAGCCAACAATTAGCGTTCACAGTCGCTCCGCAACCCGGTGAACTAAGCCTCAACGGCATTGACGCGCGCGTTTTAGGCCCACAGCTCTGGCGCCAGCACGTCATCGCCCCGCCGCACGATGCCACCTTATTTTCCGGAACGCTTAAAGATAATTTGCTTATCGACGCCACCCTCCACCCAGCAATCACCGCCGCCACCGCGCTTGATGATGTCATTGACCACCTCGGCAGCGTCGAGGAGCTAATCGGCGAGGGAGGCCACCGGTTATCTGGTGGCCAGCGTCAACGTGTGCTGCTGGCCAGAGCGATGCACACAAATGCTGATCAGGTACTTGTCCTCGATGAACCCACCACAGCCCTAGATCCTGTGACTGCTAGGGATGTGGCATCGGGGATATCTGAGCTGGTGCATTCAAAGAATCAGGCAGTGGTTGTGATTACGTCTGATCGTTTACTTCTAGAAGCGTGTGATGAGGTGGTGGAACTATGAGGCTTCCAGAAGCCGGGGCGAAACAAACCTGGAAAGAGGTAAAGGTCCTACTTCAGCCACAGGCAGCCACGTTAGTGGCTGTGACGGTGCTGATTACGGCTGGATCCGCGACTGGTTTGGTGGTGCCTGCTTTGTTGGGTCGCATCGTCGATAAGCAAGATCAGTTGTTGGAAACCGTCGTTGCCATTGCTGGCGCGGGTACGGTGGCTGCG
Above is a genomic segment from Corynebacterium suranareeae containing:
- a CDS encoding RidA family protein produces the protein MSETRSNSVSAVMPAQLPPGPAERTVYSYGVRAGDQLHISGMVAFDSEANIVGEGDIEAQAEQVFKNLQAVVEEAGGTMNDIVSTTTYLADVADAPVVNAARARYFTGDVLPTHTVIGVAALARPQFLLEISAVAYLGDR
- a CDS encoding CG0192 family protein — encoded protein: MSGTAIMYDTTVVPSKKEIAQAWTGDVDLQGSYRLVDTVDGEVGVEVLISKDREGRLLQIPFSYRSAEINPEQTLSTLEHGVLGTRWVTNALGDPVAVREFIRTILTGDDGASRDDGVEGYLDIRGTGDAESVDLQDVKLTEVTRQRAIGSVTINGERKQFSLRLPQLLKTYRKTAAGHTATKLRLVAAHPEKVDSELLVAEFNWME
- a CDS encoding ABC transporter ATP-binding protein, translating into MTKTHSQNNPDSLLKTTAPIIQVDGIQVGYDRHIISDNLSLSIPEHGYTAIIGPNACGKSTLLRAVARILKYKNGHILLDGTEISTIPTKQLATKLGLLPQSSLSPEGIRVADLIARGRHPHQGIFDRWSEKDEQIVAEAMAATGISSLSGRLVDELSGGQRQRVWVAMVLAQQTPVLLLDEPTSFLDITHQYGLLELFEKLRQDLNRTIVVVLHDLNQAARYATHLIVMKDGEIVTAGPPSSIITAELIEKVYDLPCRIVPDPETGTPMVIPKAKIPH
- a CDS encoding FecCD family ABC transporter permease — translated: MSTVVAESVDHGYRTVKLRAGRFSNWFSVRSMIVCAVLLAAILVLGVVSLGLGTYKLSPSDVLEALIYIDADPRARLTVFQWRLPRTLFAIACGIALALSGAIFQSLTRNPLGSPDIIGFSTGSYTGAIFVMLFFGSTRYLDIAGGSLIGGCITAAVVYLLAIRRGTVGSFRLIIMGIGVGALLGSLNSMLMLSVSVDEAMMASVWAAGSLNGLSHEQLWPMVAVLLIFLVFVALIAPGVRQLELGDDASRGLGVKANVTRAAAVIVGVALTALVTAAAGPISFIALASPQIARRLVGGTGLILVPSALVGAFVLLASDVIAQLVGFPVGVLTVIVGGAYLIWLLINEYRRKG
- a CDS encoding FecCD family ABC transporter permease, which encodes MTYALSTKAPQAPGIARNNSSRLVGLIIALVVLVVIALISIAVGSRDISLMTIWNALWSFDINNDEHVMIRELRLPRTLVAIIVGPALGLCGALIQAFTRNPLADPGILGVNAGASFAVTVGVGVFGIGTALGYIWFALIGAALITILVYMLGSIGAGAASPVKLTLAGVAIGALLGGMTSAITLANRSTFDDLRFWGVGSVAGRQLDVVVAFTPFIVIGIVIAFAASRQLNALALGDELATSLGVKINHIRVWVIIAVTLLAGTATALAGPIGFVGLMVPHVVRWFTGPDQRWIMAYTTIVSAILLVVSDVIGRIILPNGELRVGLVTAIVGAPVLIILARRKSVSGL
- a CDS encoding siderophore-interacting protein, which codes for MSNNTYYPGLPDDYEPRVHRAIVTSVRKLGQGMIRITLGGPDMHDYPTTGIGDEYVRLFFPDHPDEPVRLPFVTDRGWDYAEGVEPSQMRTYTVRKHRSGEIDVDFVEHEGGIASAWALQAQEGQELGINPPKEIYLRPVGARRQVLFADEPALPAALRIAELTASEIDTELIIEVRGAGYQLLADIPGVSYTWLRRTGNGLAPSGLVSALERTDIDDDTYVWVAAETRVTRQARKYLRHERKLSSEMYKTMGYWTDNAEEWRARYEELGEEFHAKLRELWADQDRDPEEITDETQRLYESVGL
- a CDS encoding iron-siderophore ABC transporter substrate-binding protein; protein product: MHAVRRRSFAAALLVTLLFVAGCTGANSAAPETDTSENSSGAFPLSVSHAFGKTDIPQKPEKVVTIGWIAHDITAALGVTPVAVSSTSSDAGNGYSPWFEDQVENENNDELPLILTQTSDGPDYEEILALEPDLIFAPHSGVTEVQYERLSEIAPTVPYEQEAWLSGTWQHVTEFAGTVLGESERAEQLIKDTEQTIADAAAEHPRLQGTTIAFGVNLFEGSDQLSFYTSPEDPRVALIHDFGLVDAPGLSELEADGFTSSISLENLNDIDAEVFVAWGKPEQSQRTLDNPVAQRWAPIAEGRYYFTEDSDMTMAMSAPNVLSIPWLIEEGFLDDVEEALDGGAVIRSAP
- a CDS encoding helix-turn-helix domain-containing protein; the protein is MDDAQDTHPHVCDQVVPDDYLLTCTVMRYTYVTDEHRCGPDPHIHPEHLVVWPEYGSGSVDIDGEIWRVALGQGIWIPAGTPHAITRDPGNPLIALHILPSAWNKLIDAPTMMVVNRALREMLLYLAFTGMHKERRLRAQVVCLELLAEDTYPVVKVPVPRDPRITGIMQAIIDDPADDRTIEEWAWLTSTSTRTIARAFKTETGMTFTQWRTNVRMASAVELLGAGVTVTQVTRKVGYSNVSAFSTAFKRTTGRHPTDFIQTPKVNHKIRTSILI
- a CDS encoding YybH family protein, which gives rise to MPVNSPESVAMSFANAWNNADADALTAVFKNDADFVNVVGFWWHGHRQIRHNHAIGFRDMFPDTEMVFEKTKTRMLSNDQVAVVHARWKMTGQITPDQQQRGGTRRGVLTFVCEKQADDSWLAVSAHNTDIIDGMQTHLASEDGITPVHYTR
- a CDS encoding ABC transporter transmembrane domain-containing protein; its protein translation is MQEIVTTSQMLRIALTRDGRAWRLAACTFGLIISSMGAAAIPILTGQIIDRALIPLDLSALVQWLCILAVVFAIKSIAQQRSSLGMVRVYGHGEHDLRQLAVGRVLHPRLHKRHATGEVLSIATNDTYQVAGVAWSIVQQLSTVAGLITASVALLLISVPLGIGVLVGAVVVLVVMQWLSRPMFSRGRTEQAAVAAASDIATDAMEGLRIIQGLRAEGEITKRYRKASEHSRNTAVDSAVALRLYDAVSEIVSLLYLAVLVFAAGWLTMRGDISAGELVTVIGLAQYLKNALAHIGTFGANWSYKRASAKRLRDFLSEDFLLPDGTSPTTSTSPPVLRWRTLEATPGKLLGIRVADAAMARTISQQLAFTVAPQPGELSLNGIDARVLGPQLWRQHVIAPPHDATLFSGTLKDNLLIDATLHPAITAATALDDVIDHLGSVEELIGEGGHRLSGGQRQRVLLARAMHTNADQVLVLDEPTTALDPVTARDVASGISELVHSKNQAVVVITSDRLLLEACDEVVEL